One Chryseobacterium indoltheticum DNA segment encodes these proteins:
- a CDS encoding helix-turn-helix domain-containing protein, translating into MRTKTAKEIDRSKRGLLFKSEDIKVVFSEDETTGNYLKSHFIEGESSFNLLFFLSPNINLLASDCGTHLKFKKNQYILHYSSAEHRAELWTENQDVLKYLQIQINYQYVFNLIDPNSNTESTEILNNMKNNSFIFLHKETPPNMTVEMHMILKEISGYSKKGVMQKLFIEAKIIKLLVLIFEQFKEKDNSDDHSKTPEAIKKFLDENYHKNLKIEEISKILGINQSKLRKEFKEHYHTTIVNYISELRMLKAKKMIINNQIMIKEIAIECGYEYVQNFTRAFKKKFGVSPEKLRLG; encoded by the coding sequence ATGAGAACGAAAACAGCGAAAGAAATAGATCGATCCAAAAGAGGTTTACTATTTAAATCTGAGGACATTAAGGTTGTTTTCAGTGAAGATGAAACAACTGGAAATTATTTAAAATCTCATTTCATTGAAGGAGAATCCAGTTTTAATCTTTTGTTTTTTCTGAGTCCGAATATCAATTTACTGGCTTCAGATTGTGGAACTCATTTAAAATTCAAAAAAAATCAATACATTCTTCATTATTCTTCTGCCGAACACCGTGCAGAATTGTGGACAGAAAATCAGGACGTCTTAAAATACCTTCAGATACAGATTAATTATCAATACGTTTTTAATTTAATAGATCCTAATTCTAACACCGAAAGTACTGAAATACTGAACAATATGAAGAATAACAGTTTCATTTTTCTTCACAAAGAAACTCCTCCCAATATGACTGTGGAAATGCACATGATCTTAAAGGAAATTTCGGGATATTCTAAAAAAGGGGTAATGCAGAAACTTTTTATTGAAGCTAAAATCATAAAATTGCTTGTTCTCATTTTTGAACAGTTTAAAGAAAAAGACAACAGCGATGATCATTCAAAAACTCCTGAAGCCATCAAAAAATTTTTAGACGAAAATTATCATAAAAACTTGAAAATCGAAGAGATATCTAAAATCTTAGGTATTAATCAAAGTAAATTGAGAAAAGAATTTAAAGAACATTACCACACGACAATTGTAAACTACATTTCAGAGCTCAGAATGCTGAAAGCAAAAAAGATGATCATCAATAATCAAATTATGATTAAAGAGATTGCAATAGAATGCGGTTATGAATATGTTCAGAATTTTACCCGTGCATTTAAGAAGAAATTCGGGGTATCGCCTGAAAAGCTGAGATTAGGGTAA
- a CDS encoding fumarate hydratase, with protein sequence MDFKYQDPYPILKDDTVYKKLTSDYVKVEKHGEREILTIDPKGLELLAEEAMADVSFMLRSSHLESLRRIIDDPEATDNDRFVAYNLLQNAAVAVEGALPSCQDTGTAIVMGKKGENVYTGVEDGEYLSKGIYNTYQKRNLRYSQVVPLTMFDEKNSGSNLPAQIDIYAKKGDYYEFLFLTKGGGSANKTFLYQKTKSLLNEKSLEAFVKERISDLGTAACPPYHLALVIGGTSAEANLAAVKKASAKYYDNLPTEGNEAGQAFRDLEWEAKVQKICQESSIGAQFGGKYLTHDVRVIRLPRHAASCPVGMGVSCSADRNIKGKITKEGIFLEQLEQDPKRFLPATPPHLEEAVEIDLNKPMPEILAELSKYPIKTRLRLNGTLIVARDIAHAKIKELLDAGQPMPEYFKNHPIYYAGPAKTPEGMASGSFGPTTAGRMDVYVDEFQSHGGSMVMLAKGNRTSDVTNACHKYGGFYIGSIGGPAAILAQDNILSVEVVDFPELGMEAVRKIEVKDFPAFIITDDKGNDFFANLAH encoded by the coding sequence ATGGATTTTAAATATCAAGATCCGTATCCAATTTTGAAGGACGATACGGTGTACAAAAAATTAACTTCAGACTACGTTAAGGTTGAAAAGCATGGTGAAAGAGAAATTTTAACGATCGATCCGAAAGGCTTGGAATTATTGGCTGAAGAGGCTATGGCAGATGTTTCTTTTATGCTTCGTTCTTCACATTTAGAAAGTTTAAGAAGAATTATTGACGATCCTGAAGCGACTGATAACGACAGATTTGTTGCTTATAATTTATTGCAAAATGCTGCGGTTGCTGTAGAAGGAGCACTTCCTTCTTGCCAAGATACCGGAACGGCAATTGTGATGGGTAAAAAAGGTGAAAATGTCTACACTGGCGTTGAAGACGGAGAATATTTAAGCAAAGGAATTTACAATACCTACCAAAAAAGAAACTTACGTTATTCTCAAGTAGTTCCTTTAACGATGTTTGATGAGAAAAATTCAGGTTCAAATCTTCCGGCGCAAATTGATATTTATGCTAAAAAAGGGGATTATTACGAGTTTTTATTTTTAACGAAAGGAGGAGGTTCTGCAAACAAAACTTTCCTTTATCAGAAAACTAAATCTTTACTGAACGAAAAATCTCTTGAGGCTTTTGTAAAAGAGAGAATTTCAGATTTGGGAACAGCGGCTTGTCCGCCTTACCATTTAGCTTTGGTTATTGGTGGAACTTCTGCAGAAGCAAATTTGGCTGCCGTGAAAAAAGCATCTGCAAAATATTATGATAATCTTCCGACAGAAGGAAATGAAGCTGGACAAGCGTTCAGAGACTTGGAATGGGAAGCAAAAGTTCAGAAAATTTGCCAGGAAAGTTCAATCGGAGCGCAGTTTGGCGGAAAATATTTAACGCACGACGTTAGGGTAATCAGACTTCCTCGTCACGCTGCTTCTTGTCCGGTCGGAATGGGAGTTTCCTGTTCGGCAGACAGAAATATTAAAGGGAAAATTACGAAAGAAGGGATTTTCCTTGAGCAGTTGGAGCAAGACCCGAAAAGATTTTTACCTGCAACGCCGCCACATTTGGAAGAAGCAGTTGAGATTGATTTGAATAAACCGATGCCTGAAATTTTGGCTGAGCTTTCAAAATATCCAATTAAAACAAGATTAAGATTAAACGGAACTTTGATCGTTGCAAGAGATATTGCTCACGCAAAAATCAAAGAATTGTTGGATGCAGGACAACCGATGCCTGAATATTTCAAAAATCACCCAATCTATTATGCAGGACCTGCAAAAACTCCGGAAGGCATGGCTTCAGGAAGTTTCGGACCTACAACTGCAGGAAGAATGGATGTGTATGTAGACGAATTCCAAAGTCACGGCGGAAGTATGGTGATGTTGGCAAAAGGAAATAGAACATCAGATGTAACCAATGCTTGTCATAAATACGGAGGTTTCTACATCGGTTCGATTGGCGGGCCTGCTGCAATCTTGGCGCAAGACAATATTTTGTCGGTTGAGGTCGTTGATTTCCCTGAATTAGGCATGGAAGCCGTAAGAAAAATTGAAGTAAAAGATTTCCCGGCGTTCATTATTACCGATGATAAAGGAAACGATTTCTTCGCCAACCTTGCCCATTAA
- the fumC gene encoding class II fumarate hydratase produces the protein MNYRIEKDTMGEVQVPADKFWGAQTERSRNNFKIGPEGSMPHEIIEAFAYLKKAAAFTNTDLGVLPAEKRDMIAKVCDEILEGKLNDQFPLVIWQTGSGTQSNMNVNEVVSNRAHVNNGGTLGDRSEVHPNDDVNKSQSSNDTYPTAMHIAAYKKVVEVTLPAVEKLKNTLNKKAIEFKDIVKIGRTHLMDATPLTLGQEFSGYVAQLNYGIKALKNTLPHLSELALGGTAVGTGLNTPQGYDVKVAEYIAKFTNLPFVTAENKFEALAAHDAIVESHGALKQLAVSLYKIAQDIRLLASGPRSGIGEIHIPENEPGSSIMPGKVNPTQNEALTMVCAQVLGNDTTISFAGTQGNYELNVFKPVMAYNFLQSAQLIADACISFNDHCAVGIEPNHARIKELVDKSLMLVTALNTHIGYENAAKIAKTAHKNGTTLKEEAINLGFVTSEQFDEWVKPEDMVGSLK, from the coding sequence ATGAATTACAGAATAGAAAAAGACACCATGGGTGAAGTGCAGGTTCCTGCAGATAAGTTTTGGGGCGCACAAACGGAACGTTCAAGAAACAATTTCAAAATCGGTCCGGAAGGTTCTATGCCACACGAAATCATCGAAGCTTTTGCTTATTTAAAAAAAGCTGCGGCATTTACAAACACCGATTTGGGAGTTCTTCCTGCCGAAAAAAGAGATATGATTGCAAAAGTTTGCGACGAAATCTTAGAAGGTAAACTGAATGACCAATTTCCTTTGGTGATCTGGCAAACCGGTTCGGGAACACAATCGAATATGAATGTGAACGAAGTGGTCTCCAACAGAGCACATGTAAACAATGGCGGAACTTTAGGCGATAGATCGGAAGTTCATCCGAATGATGATGTGAATAAATCACAGTCTTCAAACGATACCTATCCAACTGCAATGCACATTGCGGCTTATAAAAAAGTGGTTGAGGTAACCCTACCTGCAGTTGAGAAACTAAAAAATACGTTGAACAAAAAAGCAATCGAATTTAAAGACATTGTAAAAATCGGAAGAACGCATTTAATGGATGCTACTCCACTTACTTTAGGTCAGGAATTTTCAGGATATGTTGCCCAATTGAATTATGGAATCAAAGCATTAAAAAACACATTACCACACCTTTCAGAACTTGCTTTGGGAGGAACTGCAGTTGGAACAGGCTTAAATACACCTCAGGGTTACGACGTAAAAGTTGCAGAATATATTGCAAAATTCACTAATCTTCCTTTTGTAACGGCTGAAAATAAATTTGAAGCTTTGGCTGCTCACGATGCAATTGTAGAATCTCACGGAGCTTTAAAACAACTAGCGGTTTCTTTATACAAAATCGCTCAGGACATCAGATTATTGGCTTCAGGGCCACGTTCAGGAATTGGAGAAATTCATATTCCGGAAAATGAGCCGGGTTCTTCAATTATGCCGGGAAAAGTAAATCCGACGCAGAATGAAGCTTTAACAATGGTTTGTGCGCAGGTTTTAGGAAACGATACAACGATTTCGTTTGCAGGAACGCAGGGAAATTATGAACTGAATGTTTTCAAACCGGTAATGGCTTACAATTTCTTACAGTCTGCTCAGCTAATTGCGGACGCATGTATTTCATTTAATGATCATTGTGCCGTTGGGATTGAGCCGAATCACGCAAGAATCAAAGAACTGGTAGATAAATCTTTGATGTTGGTTACCGCTTTGAATACGCACATTGGTTATGAGAATGCTGCAAAAATTGCAAAAACCGCTCACAAAAACGGAACAACACTGAAAGAAGAAGCCATCAATCTTGGCTTTGTGACTTCTGAGCAGTTTGACGAGTGGGTGAAGCCTGAAGACATGGTGGGAAGCCTAAAATAG
- a CDS encoding S41 family peptidase: MDQSTIMTKLLGLICVFCLTININAQRIKTSKDSTKVFYDKVFKSLEVAYLHKKDFDWKKLKAETFKNLETAKDFKSSLKELKVLLDKIGADHSKVMYQGKNYGPTVDIQWENFSDAWMIKFKTKPEFEAKVLDEKYGYILMPNISFDDFSSENVHKIAQPLYDKIAQLKANNKLEGWIVDLRFNTGGNLAPMLLALYDLLGDNVVWGTLDGDKKLINSTKLNKGVYDQGEKKPSYIKPSGELINKSKVAVIIGGLTASSGEVTALAFKGRPSTIFIGEKTLGKTTSNMVVTLPFDARMPLSIGYDCDRNGNYYEQIIPDIAVSKQDNFDDLLQDKNIHEAILFFNKK; this comes from the coding sequence ATGGATCAATCAACAATAATGACTAAGCTTTTAGGACTCATCTGCGTTTTCTGTCTCACGATCAATATCAATGCGCAAAGAATAAAGACGTCAAAAGACAGTACAAAAGTTTTCTATGATAAAGTGTTTAAATCGTTAGAAGTAGCGTATTTACACAAAAAAGATTTTGACTGGAAGAAATTAAAGGCTGAAACATTTAAAAATCTTGAAACGGCAAAAGACTTTAAAAGTTCTTTAAAAGAATTGAAGGTTTTGCTTGATAAAATTGGGGCAGATCATTCTAAGGTAATGTATCAGGGGAAAAATTATGGTCCGACAGTAGATATTCAATGGGAGAACTTCAGTGATGCGTGGATGATAAAATTTAAAACTAAACCAGAATTCGAAGCAAAAGTTTTAGATGAAAAGTATGGTTACATCTTAATGCCAAATATTTCGTTTGATGATTTTAGTTCTGAAAATGTTCATAAAATTGCTCAGCCTTTATATGACAAAATAGCTCAATTAAAAGCTAACAATAAATTGGAGGGGTGGATTGTAGATCTTCGCTTCAATACAGGCGGAAATTTAGCGCCAATGCTTTTGGCTTTATATGATTTGTTAGGCGATAATGTAGTTTGGGGAACTCTTGACGGCGATAAAAAACTGATTAATTCTACAAAATTAAATAAAGGAGTTTACGATCAAGGAGAAAAGAAACCTTCTTATATAAAGCCAAGTGGAGAATTGATAAATAAATCTAAAGTTGCAGTAATCATTGGCGGATTAACGGCAAGCTCCGGAGAAGTGACGGCTTTGGCTTTTAAAGGAAGACCGAGTACCATTTTTATAGGAGAAAAAACTTTAGGGAAAACAACTTCCAATATGGTGGTAACTCTGCCTTTTGATGCCAGAATGCCATTAAGCATTGGGTATGATTGCGATAGAAATGGGAATTATTATGAACAGATAATACCAGATATTGCTGTTTCAAAGCAGGATAATTTTGATGATTTGTTACAGGATAAAAATATTCATGAGGCAATACTATTCTTCAACAAAAAATAA